In a genomic window of Sutcliffiella sp. FSL R7-0096:
- the hemC gene encoding hydroxymethylbilane synthase — MRKIIVGSRRSKLALTQTNWVIDQLKALGAPFDFEVKEIVTKGDQILDVTLSKVGGKGLFVKEIEQAMLDKEIDMAVHSMKDMPAVLPEGLMIGCIPFREDHRDAFISKDHVKFADLPSGSIVGTSSLRRGAQLLAKRPDLEIKWIRGNIDTRLAKLKNEDYDAIILAAAGLARMGWSSDVVTEFLDEDLCLPAVGQGALSIECREDDAELLEVLGLFTDAVTEKAVVAERAFLHKMEGGCQVPIAGYASVGQEEQVTLTVLVGAPDGSVLYKERITGTDPVKVGLEAAESLTEQGGKKLIDDVKKELDQ, encoded by the coding sequence ATGAGAAAAATTATTGTAGGTTCTAGAAGAAGTAAGCTTGCTTTAACCCAAACGAACTGGGTCATTGACCAATTGAAGGCATTAGGTGCCCCTTTTGACTTCGAAGTGAAGGAAATTGTGACAAAGGGCGATCAAATCCTTGATGTTACATTATCCAAGGTCGGTGGGAAAGGCCTTTTTGTAAAAGAGATCGAGCAGGCAATGTTGGATAAGGAAATTGACATGGCGGTCCACAGCATGAAGGATATGCCGGCGGTTTTACCAGAAGGATTAATGATTGGTTGTATCCCGTTCCGTGAAGATCATCGCGATGCATTCATTTCCAAAGACCATGTGAAGTTTGCCGATCTTCCTAGCGGATCCATCGTAGGGACAAGCAGCTTGCGCCGGGGTGCCCAGCTTCTTGCTAAGCGTCCTGACCTAGAGATTAAATGGATACGCGGTAACATTGATACGCGACTTGCCAAGCTAAAAAATGAAGATTATGATGCCATCATTTTGGCGGCAGCAGGTCTTGCGAGAATGGGTTGGTCAAGTGATGTGGTCACGGAATTCCTGGATGAGGATCTATGCTTGCCTGCAGTAGGGCAAGGGGCTCTTTCCATCGAATGCCGGGAAGATGATGCCGAACTGCTTGAGGTACTAGGATTGTTTACAGATGCCGTTACAGAAAAAGCGGTTGTTGCAGAGCGTGCATTCCTTCATAAAATGGAAGGCGGATGCCAGGTTCCAATCGCCGGCTATGCCTCTGTTGGACAAGAAGAACAAGTGACGTTGACGGTACTTGTAGGTGCGCCGGACGGATCTGTTTTGTATAAAGAGAGAATTACAGGAACGGACCCTGTGAAGGTCGGGCTTGAAGCAGCAGAAAGCCTAACGGAACAGGGAGGCAAGAAATTAATAGATGATGTAAAAAAGGAGCTTGATCAGTAA
- the hemA gene encoding glutamyl-tRNA reductase, with protein MHIIVVGVNYKTAPVEIREKLTFNPADLNKAMVALKDRKSILENVIVSTCNRTEVYAVVDQLHTGRYYIKAFLADWFGLDKEEFSPYLNIYENDGAIEHLYRVSCGLDSMVLGETQILGQIRTSFLSAQEHQTVGTIFNQLFKQAITVAKRAHSETEIGSNAVSVSYAAVELAKKIFGDLTNKHVLILGAGKMGELAVQNLHSNGVKKVTVINRTMEKATSLANRFAGQAKSMQELSCALVEADILISSTGAKDYVVTKDDMTYVERMRKGRPLFMVDIAVPRDLDPDLDKLESVFLYDIDDLEGIVNANLAERKKAAEEIELFIEEEIVEFKHWLNTLGVVPVISALRQKALDIQSETMQSIQRKLPHLSEREIKVLNKHTKSIINQMLRDPILRAKELSSESDAKESLELFTKIFNIEEAVQQEVQSQYYTVKKEKSSTAPVGIPLPQAATYRS; from the coding sequence GTGCATATCATAGTAGTCGGTGTTAATTATAAAACGGCCCCTGTTGAAATACGTGAAAAATTAACTTTTAATCCAGCTGATTTGAACAAGGCGATGGTCGCTCTTAAGGACCGTAAGTCCATATTGGAGAATGTCATCGTTTCTACCTGCAATCGTACGGAAGTCTATGCAGTAGTCGATCAGTTGCATACTGGACGTTATTATATTAAAGCTTTCCTTGCAGACTGGTTCGGTTTGGACAAGGAAGAGTTTTCTCCTTACTTGAACATCTATGAAAATGACGGAGCGATTGAGCATTTATATCGTGTTTCCTGTGGGTTGGATAGCATGGTGCTTGGAGAGACACAGATCTTGGGTCAAATCCGTACAAGCTTCCTATCCGCACAAGAACATCAAACGGTCGGAACCATTTTCAATCAATTATTCAAACAAGCTATCACGGTGGCAAAGCGTGCACATTCCGAAACCGAGATTGGATCAAATGCCGTTTCTGTTAGTTATGCAGCTGTGGAGCTGGCGAAAAAGATATTCGGGGATTTAACGAACAAACATGTTTTAATTTTAGGCGCAGGAAAAATGGGAGAACTCGCCGTCCAGAATCTTCACAGCAACGGGGTAAAAAAGGTTACGGTCATTAACCGTACCATGGAAAAAGCGACAAGTTTGGCGAATCGTTTTGCAGGTCAGGCAAAATCGATGCAGGAGCTATCCTGTGCGTTGGTAGAAGCGGATATTCTTATCTCTTCTACCGGAGCCAAAGATTATGTAGTGACTAAAGACGATATGACCTATGTGGAGCGTATGAGGAAAGGGCGTCCACTTTTCATGGTGGATATCGCGGTTCCAAGGGATTTGGATCCTGATTTGGATAAGCTGGAAAGTGTCTTCTTATACGATATTGATGATCTCGAAGGAATCGTCAATGCCAACTTGGCTGAACGCAAGAAAGCGGCAGAAGAGATTGAACTGTTCATTGAAGAGGAAATTGTAGAGTTCAAACATTGGCTAAACACTCTGGGTGTAGTGCCGGTCATTTCTGCTCTGCGTCAAAAAGCGCTGGATATCCAATCTGAAACAATGCAAAGTATCCAACGTAAGCTTCCTCACCTGTCGGAACGGGAAATAAAAGTTCTGAACAAGCATACGAAAAGCATCATCAACCAGATGCTCCGTGACCCGATTTTACGTGCGAAAGAACTGTCATCAGAATCTGACGCCAAGGAGTCTCTCGAACTGTTCACAAAAATCTTTAATATCGAAGAAGCGGTTCAGCAAGAAGTTCAATCCCAGTACTATACTGTGAAAAAGGAAAAGAGCTCCACAGCTCCTGTGGGCATCCCGCTTCCTCAAGCCGCGACATACAGGTCGTAA
- a CDS encoding cytochrome c biogenesis protein — MLEMTIARLYELTILIYALSVLLYFIDFLQHNQKANKTAFWLLAIVWVLQTVFLFLRMLDTGRFPILTLYEGMYFYTWVLITFSLVINRILRVDFIVFFTNVIGFLVLALHTFTPIQHESQVVAQALVSELLIIHITMAILSYGAFSLSFAFSLLYVIQYKLLKEKKWGKRLLRIQDLAKLDHMSYVLNVIGVPMLLLSLILGSIWATVKLSEFAWYDMKVIGSFIVIAAYSYYFYQRLAKGISGKAIANWNIAAFLVVLINFFLFGRLSNFHFWIL; from the coding sequence ATGCTAGAGATGACTATCGCAAGGCTATATGAATTAACAATCCTGATCTATGCCTTAAGCGTACTCTTATATTTCATCGATTTTCTTCAACATAACCAGAAGGCTAACAAAACGGCCTTCTGGTTACTTGCAATTGTATGGGTATTGCAAACGGTCTTTTTATTTCTACGGATGCTAGACACCGGTCGTTTTCCGATATTGACCTTGTATGAAGGCATGTATTTCTATACATGGGTACTGATTACCTTTTCTTTGGTCATCAATAGGATACTGCGTGTGGATTTCATCGTGTTTTTTACAAATGTGATAGGCTTCCTTGTCCTTGCCTTGCATACATTCACCCCGATTCAGCATGAGTCGCAGGTGGTCGCGCAAGCTCTGGTTTCCGAATTGCTTATCATACATATCACGATGGCTATCCTATCATATGGAGCATTTTCCCTGTCCTTTGCATTTTCCTTGCTCTATGTCATTCAATATAAGCTTTTGAAAGAGAAAAAGTGGGGTAAACGTTTATTACGGATTCAAGACTTGGCAAAGCTTGATCATATGTCCTATGTGTTAAATGTCATAGGGGTGCCGATGCTTCTGCTATCCCTTATCTTAGGAAGCATATGGGCGACGGTAAAATTGTCAGAGTTTGCATGGTATGACATGAAAGTGATAGGATCCTTTATTGTGATTGCTGCATACAGCTATTATTTTTATCAGAGACTTGCCAAGGGAATTAGTGGGAAGGCTATTGCCAACTGGAATATCGCAGCGTTTCTAGTCGTGCTCATCAACTTTTTCCTATTCGGTAGATTATCAAATTTTCATTTTTGGATCTTATGA
- the hemB gene encoding porphobilinogen synthase: protein MKDLQFNRHRRLRNSDNMRSLVRETYLHKEDFIYPIFVVEGENIRNEVPSMPGVYHISLDLLNAEMAEVSELGIKSVIVFGVPKEKDEVGTQAYHEHGIVQQAITQIKVHFPELVVIADTCLCQYTSHGHCGIVEEGKILNDPTLDLLARTAVSQARAGADIIAPSNMMDGFVAAIRAGLDENGFEDVPIMSYAVKYSSAFYGPFRDAAHSSPQFGDRKTYQMDPANRQEALREAESDMLEGADFLIVKPAMAYLDIIRDVKNNFNVPVVAYNVSGEYSMIKAAAMNGWINEREIVMEKLIGMKRAGVDLIITYYAKDVARWLDEK from the coding sequence ATGAAAGACTTGCAATTCAACCGTCATCGCAGATTAAGAAATTCCGATAACATGCGCTCATTGGTGCGTGAAACATACCTACATAAGGAAGACTTCATTTATCCTATTTTTGTGGTCGAAGGAGAAAATATCAGAAATGAAGTACCTTCCATGCCAGGGGTGTACCATATATCTCTTGACCTACTGAATGCGGAAATGGCAGAGGTTTCAGAACTTGGCATTAAATCAGTTATTGTATTCGGTGTACCAAAAGAGAAGGATGAAGTGGGGACACAGGCTTATCACGAGCATGGGATTGTTCAACAGGCAATCACCCAGATTAAAGTACACTTTCCTGAGCTTGTAGTGATTGCTGATACTTGTCTATGCCAATACACTTCTCACGGGCACTGTGGAATCGTGGAAGAAGGCAAGATCTTAAACGACCCGACACTGGACCTTTTGGCACGCACTGCTGTCAGCCAAGCGCGTGCAGGGGCGGACATCATTGCACCATCCAATATGATGGACGGGTTTGTGGCTGCAATCCGTGCAGGGTTGGATGAGAACGGCTTTGAAGATGTTCCAATCATGTCTTATGCAGTCAAGTATTCCTCCGCATTCTACGGACCCTTCCGTGATGCAGCACACAGCTCTCCACAATTCGGGGACAGAAAAACCTACCAAATGGATCCGGCAAACCGTCAAGAGGCTCTTCGAGAGGCGGAATCGGATATGCTTGAAGGAGCGGACTTCCTGATTGTAAAGCCTGCTATGGCATACTTGGATATCATCCGTGATGTGAAGAATAACTTTAACGTGCCGGTTGTTGCCTACAATGTGAGTGGGGAATATTCCATGATCAAAGCAGCTGCCATGAACGGCTGGATCAATGAGCGGGAAATCGTGATGGAAAAGCTGATTGGCATGAAGCGTGCAGGTGTAGATCTCATCATTACGTACTATGCGAAAGATGTGGCTCGCTGGTTGGACGAGAAGTGA
- a CDS encoding uroporphyrinogen-III synthase has translation MKRTLPLADKRILISRSKEQTRYFSTQIEALGGTSLEVPLIQFQRVSESVHVSTEIEKSLPLYDWIVFTSVNGVKYFFELYQGKLPNRIAAVGAKTKEALEALGYNVDMIPKRFSAEDLVDSFKAMDPTSILLIQGNLARPLLREELGRIGYNVKQIVVYENKLRVPEKKEMTVLKGGQVDLYTFTSPSTIHNYIELFGLPDGPVATIGPITRQAAEQAGVMVSISPAEYTMDGLLEEIVQYFQKEDT, from the coding sequence ATGAAACGTACTTTGCCTTTAGCCGATAAACGCATTCTTATTTCAAGAAGCAAAGAGCAGACAAGGTACTTTTCCACGCAGATTGAAGCGCTCGGAGGGACCTCGCTAGAAGTCCCTCTTATTCAATTTCAGCGGGTTTCCGAAAGTGTACATGTTTCAACGGAGATTGAAAAGAGCCTGCCCCTTTATGACTGGATTGTTTTCACGAGTGTCAATGGTGTGAAGTATTTCTTTGAGCTTTATCAGGGGAAGTTGCCAAACCGTATAGCAGCGGTCGGGGCTAAAACGAAAGAAGCATTGGAAGCTTTGGGGTATAACGTGGACATGATTCCTAAGCGATTTTCTGCCGAAGACCTTGTGGACAGTTTCAAAGCAATGGACCCTACGTCCATTTTATTGATTCAAGGGAATCTGGCCCGACCGCTTTTACGTGAAGAACTAGGGAGAATAGGGTACAATGTTAAGCAGATAGTGGTTTATGAAAATAAGCTCCGTGTACCAGAGAAAAAGGAAATGACCGTATTGAAAGGTGGACAAGTGGACCTTTACACGTTTACCAGTCCTTCCACGATACATAATTACATTGAATTGTTCGGCCTTCCAGACGGACCTGTAGCAACAATAGGTCCCATTACAAGACAGGCTGCAGAACAGGCAGGTGTCATGGTGTCTATCAGTCCTGCAGAATACACCATGGATGGCCTGCTAGAAGAAATCGTGCAATATTTTCAAAAGGAGGATACATAA